The segment ATCTCCGCGCCCTGCACGACGCCGCGACCGGAGCCTGACCCATGATCGAGAGCGAACGCCTGCTTCTCCGCCGCTGGAAGCCGGAGGACAGGACACCGTTTGCCGCGCTGAATGGCTCGGCGAAAGTGACCGAGTTCCTGCCGAAGCAACTCACACGCGCCGAGTCGGACGACTTGCTGGACCGGGTCGAGGCGCATTTCAAGACACGCGGCTTCGGCCTGTTTGCCGTCGAGCGTAAGGATACCGGTGCCTTCATCGGCTGGACCGGCCTCTCGGTGCCGCGCTTCGAGGCCCCTTTCATGCCGGCGGTCGAGATCGGCTGGCGCCTCGCCGAGGAACATTGGGGCCACGGTTTCGCGACCGAGGCGGCCCGGCGGTCGCTTGCCTTCGGCTTCGGGGATCTCGGCCTCGCAGAGATCGTCTCCTTTACGGTGCCCGCGAATCTGCGCTCGCGGGCCGTGATGGAGCGGCTCGGCATGACGCGGGACCCGGAAGACGATTTCGATCATCCCAATCTGGCGCCGGACCATCCGCTGCGCCGTCACGTCCTCTATCGGCTGAAACGGGAGGATTTCTCATGAGCCTGCCCTTCGTCGGACCGGAACAGGTCGCCGGCCGCCTGACCTGGAAAGCGGTGGTCGATGCATTGGAGGCGGGCCATCGTCTGCCACGGGCCAGGATCGGCGATACGCTGCTGGAGCGCGGCGACGAGGCCCTCCTGTCCCGCTCCGCCTGGATCGACGGGCTTGGTCTCGGGGTTAAATCGGCGACGGTGATGCCCGGTAATGCAGCTTCCGGATTGCCGACGGTTCAGGCGGCGATGCTGGTCTTCTCCGACAAGACGGCGACGCCCGAAGCCGTGCTCGACGGATCCATGGTGACGGACTGGAAGACGGCCGGGGATTCCCTGCTCGGCGCGCGTCTGCTCGCACGGACTGACAGCCGGGTTCTGACGATCATCGGTGCCGGTCGCGTCGCGGAAACGCTGGCGCGCGGCTATGCGGAGATCTTCCCCGGCTTGCGGGAGATCCGAGTCTTCAACCGGACTCCGGACCGCTCGGAAAGACTCGTCGCGTCTCTCGAAGCCGACGGGCTTCCCGTGTCCAGTGCCCCGTTGCTCCCGGACGCCATCGCATCGGCCGATATCATAGCGGCGGCAACGATGTCGCGGGATCCGGTCCTGAAGGGGGCCTGGGTGCGGCCCGGAACCCATGTCGATCTGGTCGGCGGGTTCACGCCGGAGATGCGCGAGGCGGACGACGACCTGATCGCCAAGGCCGCGATCTTTGTCGATTGCCGCGAGACGGTGCTGGACCATGTGGGAGACATCGCCATTCCGCGTGCCGCCGGGCTGATCGAGCGCGAGCGGGAAATTCCTGACCTCTACGATCTGGTGGCCGGGCGAAGCGGCCGGCACAACGGGTACGAGATCACGCTCTTCAAGAACGGCGGCGGCGCCCATCTCGATCTGATGACAGCGCGGGCGATCCTTGCACTCCGGGAAACCGGGGCTTGATCCGCAGCGGAAAGTGTACCTTGATTCGATCCCGTCGTCTGGACCGGGGTCCGGATCCGGTGACCCGCAAGGCGTCGGGCGCGCGTAGGGGAGGTACCTGACCATGGCCGTGACCGTCGATTATTTCATGACCACTTCCAGCCCCTGGAGCTATCTCGGGGCGCGCCGCTTCATGGAAATGACCCGGAAGGTCGGGGCGGAGGTCAATGTCTATGCCGTCGATTTCGGCGCTGTTTTCGCCCAGTCCGGCGGTCTTCCCCTGCCCAAGCGGGCCCCGCAGCGCCGCGCCTACCGGCTTGTCGAACTGGCACGATGGAAGAAGCGTCTCGGTTTGCCGATGGTGATCGAACCGCAGAATTTCCCCGCCAAGACACCGTTGTCGCTCCACCTGGTGACGGCCACCCGGCTTGCCGGGGGAGACGCGCTCAGGCTCTCGACCCTGATCCTGGAAGCGCTCTGGGAGAAGGATCTCTCGATCGACGATCCCGAGGTTCTCGGTGAATGTTGCCGCAAGGCGGGGCTCGATGCGTCGTCCCTGCTCAAGGCGGCGGAAAGCCCCGAAACCAAGGCCGCCTTCGACGAGGACACCGAACACGCCATGCATAGCGGGGTCTTCGGTGCGCCGTCCTACATCATCGACGAGGAACTCTTCTGGGGGCAGGACCGTCTCGATTTCGTGGCGGAGAAACTTGGCGCCTGACGGATTGGCGAACAGCGGTCCGGTAGAATCGGGGGTGCGAAGGTACTTCCGTTTCCCGTCGCGGTAACCGCGAGCCGCGTTTTTTTGTCCCTCTACCGGCCGTTGGCCTTGGCCCCGACAAAAAGCTCCCTTAGGCTGCATCCGTACCGAACCCGGCGATCAAAGATCGGGTCTGCAACGAACTAAGCCAGGTACCAAAAGGGAGGACCAGAAATGAAAAAGGGATTTGTAGCCCTTGGCGCGGCGTTGCTCGTCGCCATGACGGGAATGGCCGAGGCCAAGACGCTCAAGGTTCAGGCGAGTTCCGCCGCGGGAGACTGGGCGCACCGCTTCATGACCGAGGACTGGGCCAACCGGCTTGCGGTCATGTCCGGCGGTGAGCTGAAGATCGAAGTGCTGCCGACCAAGGCCGTCGTGCCGCACCGCGAGACCATCGATGCCGTGGCGAACGGCATCCTCGACGGAGACCTGAACGCGGTTTCCTACTTCACCGGGCGTGACCCGGCTTTTGCCATGATCGGCGACCTGATCGCCGGCTACGACACGGCCGAGCAGGTCCAGACCTTCTGCATGCATGGCGGCGGCAAGGAGATCCTGCAGAAGCTCTACGACAAGTACACCAACGGCAAGATCCACGTGATCGGCTGCGGTCCCTACACCAAGGAAGCGCTGGTGGCGAAAAAGCCGATCCGGGGTGTCGACGATCTCGCCGGCGTGAAGATCCGTTCGCCGGAAGGTCTTGCCGCCGAAGTGTTCCGCCGGGCCGGCGCCTCGCCGGTCTCGCTGCCCTTCTCAGAGGTCTATACCGCGCTCGACAAGGGCATCGTCGACGCGGCCGATGCCTCGGCCTACGTGAACAACACGGCGAGCGGCATGCACAAGATCGCCAAGTTCCCGATCTATCCGGGCATCCACTCGATGGCCGTGCTCCAGTTCGTCGTCAACAAGGACGTCTGGAACAAGCTGAGCGACGCCCAGCGGATGATGCTGGAGACCTGGTACGTGGCCGCCTATTCCACCATGCGGCGCGAGGCCGATCTCCAGGACCATGATCTGGTGGCCAAGGACAAGGCGGGCGGCGACATCACCGTCGTCGACTGGCCGCAGGCCGACCGCGACAAGTTTCGCAAGATCGCCGTCGAGGCCTGGAAGGATTACGGCAAGAAGAGCCCGCTCGCCCAGGAAGCGCTTGACGTTCATATCGCCTACATGAAGCGGATCGGTCTGCTCGACTGATCCGGGACCTCCAACAGACGCCCGGCGGGCGCATGCGCGTCCGCCGGTTCCATCTCTTGGATCCAGTCGAGGGGGGACGGGAATGGTCCGTGGCCTCGGGACCGCGATGGGCGGCTTCAGCCGTTTCTCGGGGCTCGCGGTCGCGCAGTTTTACCTGTTGTGCGCTGCCGTCACCATCTGGGAGGTCGTCTCCCGTTACGTCTTCCA is part of the Nisaea sediminum genome and harbors:
- a CDS encoding ornithine cyclodeaminase family protein produces the protein MSLPFVGPEQVAGRLTWKAVVDALEAGHRLPRARIGDTLLERGDEALLSRSAWIDGLGLGVKSATVMPGNAASGLPTVQAAMLVFSDKTATPEAVLDGSMVTDWKTAGDSLLGARLLARTDSRVLTIIGAGRVAETLARGYAEIFPGLREIRVFNRTPDRSERLVASLEADGLPVSSAPLLPDAIASADIIAAATMSRDPVLKGAWVRPGTHVDLVGGFTPEMREADDDLIAKAAIFVDCRETVLDHVGDIAIPRAAGLIEREREIPDLYDLVAGRSGRHNGYEITLFKNGGGAHLDLMTARAILALRETGA
- a CDS encoding TRAP transporter substrate-binding protein → MKKGFVALGAALLVAMTGMAEAKTLKVQASSAAGDWAHRFMTEDWANRLAVMSGGELKIEVLPTKAVVPHRETIDAVANGILDGDLNAVSYFTGRDPAFAMIGDLIAGYDTAEQVQTFCMHGGGKEILQKLYDKYTNGKIHVIGCGPYTKEALVAKKPIRGVDDLAGVKIRSPEGLAAEVFRRAGASPVSLPFSEVYTALDKGIVDAADASAYVNNTASGMHKIAKFPIYPGIHSMAVLQFVVNKDVWNKLSDAQRMMLETWYVAAYSTMRREADLQDHDLVAKDKAGGDITVVDWPQADRDKFRKIAVEAWKDYGKKSPLAQEALDVHIAYMKRIGLLD
- a CDS encoding GNAT family N-acetyltransferase, which encodes MIESERLLLRRWKPEDRTPFAALNGSAKVTEFLPKQLTRAESDDLLDRVEAHFKTRGFGLFAVERKDTGAFIGWTGLSVPRFEAPFMPAVEIGWRLAEEHWGHGFATEAARRSLAFGFGDLGLAEIVSFTVPANLRSRAVMERLGMTRDPEDDFDHPNLAPDHPLRRHVLYRLKREDFS
- a CDS encoding 2-hydroxychromene-2-carboxylate isomerase; translation: MAVTVDYFMTTSSPWSYLGARRFMEMTRKVGAEVNVYAVDFGAVFAQSGGLPLPKRAPQRRAYRLVELARWKKRLGLPMVIEPQNFPAKTPLSLHLVTATRLAGGDALRLSTLILEALWEKDLSIDDPEVLGECCRKAGLDASSLLKAAESPETKAAFDEDTEHAMHSGVFGAPSYIIDEELFWGQDRLDFVAEKLGA